The proteins below come from a single Pirellulales bacterium genomic window:
- a CDS encoding YjhG/YagF family D-xylonate dehydratase: MNTFLSQRSAIQLDSIFDTFDPSIYQVQTTAPGPQGALPISDEMLREWPSGDLFGLSQNAGMGWSPAEMTGPQFLLLSTQGGIRAADGSPIALGYHTGHWEVGLLVAEAARTLKRAGAVPFAAYCSDPCDGRTQGTAGMFDSLPYRNDAAMLFRRLIRSLPTRRGVLGVATCDKGLPAMMMALAGTRQLPSVLVPGGVSLPPSVGEDAGKVQTLGVRYVHGEVSLQEAAELGCRACASPGGGCQFLGTAATSQVIGEALGMSLPHSALAPSGQPIWLDMARRSALALLKLAEKKLPLAEILTDAAIRNAMVVHAACGGSTNLLLHVPAIAHAAGLKRPTVDDWHEVNLRVPRIVDALPNGPVGHTTVRVFLAGGVPEIMLKLRDLDLLDLSALTIAGCTLDEVLRWWESSPRRTALRQRLRECDGVEPDDVIMSAEQARSRGLTSTICFPRGNLAPEGSVIKSTAVDSRVVDTDGVYRKDGLARVFVRERDAVAAIKGQGTAPIRPGDVIVLAGRGPLGSGMEETYQITAALKHLEWGREVAVLTDARFSGVSTGACIGHVAPEALAGGPIGKVQEGDRIRIVVDCHRLTGSVELVGNRERLFEPGEADHVLAIRSPSDSLRPDDRLPDDTRLWAALQAASGGPWAGSVYDVERILRLLEAGRRALEE; the protein is encoded by the coding sequence TCAAGTCCAGACGACCGCGCCTGGGCCGCAGGGGGCGCTGCCGATTTCGGATGAAATGCTGCGTGAGTGGCCGAGCGGCGATTTGTTCGGGCTGTCGCAGAATGCGGGCATGGGATGGAGCCCGGCCGAGATGACGGGGCCGCAGTTTCTCTTGCTCAGCACGCAAGGAGGAATCCGCGCGGCCGACGGCTCGCCGATCGCGCTCGGCTATCACACGGGTCATTGGGAGGTCGGGCTGCTAGTCGCCGAAGCGGCACGGACACTCAAGCGGGCGGGGGCGGTGCCGTTCGCCGCCTATTGCAGCGACCCTTGCGACGGCCGAACGCAAGGCACTGCCGGGATGTTCGATAGCCTCCCCTATCGCAACGACGCGGCGATGCTCTTTCGCCGCTTGATCCGTTCGCTCCCCACGCGGCGCGGCGTGCTCGGCGTGGCGACGTGCGACAAGGGTTTGCCCGCGATGATGATGGCCTTGGCGGGAACGAGGCAGTTGCCGAGCGTGCTCGTGCCCGGAGGTGTTTCGCTGCCGCCTTCCGTCGGCGAAGACGCGGGCAAGGTGCAAACGCTCGGCGTGCGCTATGTGCATGGCGAAGTCAGCTTGCAGGAAGCGGCCGAATTGGGCTGCCGCGCTTGCGCATCGCCGGGGGGCGGTTGCCAATTCCTGGGGACCGCCGCCACGTCGCAAGTGATCGGCGAGGCGCTCGGTATGTCGCTGCCGCATTCGGCGCTCGCCCCAAGCGGGCAGCCGATCTGGCTCGACATGGCGCGGCGCAGCGCACTGGCCCTGTTGAAGTTGGCGGAGAAAAAGCTGCCGCTTGCGGAGATTCTGACCGACGCCGCGATCCGCAACGCGATGGTCGTTCATGCGGCCTGTGGCGGCTCGACGAATCTGCTCCTGCACGTTCCGGCGATTGCCCATGCGGCCGGATTGAAACGGCCGACGGTCGATGATTGGCACGAAGTGAATCTTCGCGTGCCACGGATCGTCGATGCGCTTCCGAACGGACCGGTCGGTCATACGACCGTCCGCGTTTTTCTGGCAGGCGGCGTGCCCGAGATCATGCTCAAGCTGCGCGATCTGGATTTGCTCGATCTTAGCGCGTTGACCATCGCCGGCTGCACGCTCGACGAAGTCCTGCGGTGGTGGGAATCGTCGCCGCGACGCACGGCGCTGCGACAACGGCTTCGAGAATGCGACGGCGTGGAGCCGGACGACGTGATCATGTCGGCCGAACAGGCCCGCTCGCGAGGTCTCACCAGCACCATCTGTTTTCCGCGCGGCAATCTGGCTCCGGAGGGATCGGTCATCAAGAGCACAGCCGTTGATTCGCGCGTCGTGGATACTGACGGCGTTTATCGCAAGGACGGTTTGGCACGGGTCTTCGTGCGCGAGCGCGACGCGGTGGCCGCGATCAAAGGGCAAGGCACCGCGCCGATTCGGCCTGGCGACGTGATCGTGCTGGCCGGCCGCGGGCCGCTCGGTTCGGGCATGGAAGAGACTTATCAAATCACGGCAGCGCTCAAGCACCTGGAATGGGGGCGCGAAGTGGCCGTGCTCACCGACGCGCGCTTCTCGGGCGTCAGCACGGGGGCCTGCATCGGCCATGTCGCTCCTGAAGCACTTGCCGGCGGGCCGATCGGCAAGGTGCAAGAGGGAGACCGAATTCGCATCGTCGTCGATTGCCATCGGCTCACGGGAAGTGTCGAGCTAGTGGGCAATCGAGAGCGATTGTTCGAGCCGGGCGAGGCGGACCACGTGCTGGCCATCCGCTCGCCCAGCGATAGCTTGCGGCCAGACGACCGTCTTCCGGACGACACGCGGCTGTGGGCCGCGCTGCAAGCAGCCAGCGGCGGGCCGTGGGCCGGATCGGTTTACGATGTCGAGCGGATTCTGCGCCTGCTCGAAGCCGGCCGCCGCGCGCTGGAAGAATAG